Proteins encoded in a region of the Candidatus Moanabacter tarae genome:
- a CDS encoding Putative O-methyltransferase/MSMEI_4947, translating into MGKRFTGLSDDLYDYLFSVGVREPELLGKLRRETNTMPMARMQVSPDQGQFMAQLVRLLGARRTLEIGVFTGYSSLCVALALPSGGRMVAFDVSEEWTSIARRFWEEAGVARKIELRMKDAISGLDELLIEGQRDTYDFAFIDADKKEYGEYFERVLLLIRRGGLIMIDNVLWAGRVLDSKSQEEDTVAIRSFNEKLYSDSRVDISMLPVGDGVTLALKR; encoded by the coding sequence ATGGGTAAGCGATTCACAGGTTTGAGCGACGATCTCTACGATTATCTCTTTTCAGTTGGAGTTCGGGAGCCCGAATTGCTTGGGAAGCTGCGTCGTGAAACGAATACTATGCCTATGGCGAGGATGCAAGTTTCTCCGGATCAAGGGCAGTTTATGGCTCAGTTGGTTAGATTACTGGGTGCTCGACGGACCCTCGAGATTGGAGTTTTTACCGGTTACAGTTCCCTGTGTGTAGCACTGGCATTGCCGAGTGGAGGCCGTATGGTTGCATTTGATGTGAGTGAGGAATGGACCTCCATTGCAAGACGTTTCTGGGAGGAAGCGGGGGTGGCAAGGAAGATCGAACTGAGAATGAAGGACGCGATATCGGGACTCGACGAATTGCTCATTGAAGGGCAGCGTGACACCTACGATTTTGCTTTTATAGATGCTGACAAGAAGGAATATGGGGAATACTTCGAAAGGGTTTTACTTCTTATTCGAAGGGGTGGACTGATTATGATCGACAATGTTTTGTGGGCTGGGAGGGTCCTGGATTCTAAATCCCAGGAAGAGGATACCGTCGCAATTCGGAGTTTTAATGAAAAGCTGTATTCTGATAGTCGTGTTGATATTAGTATGTTGCCGGTAGGGGACGGAGTCACATTGGCATTAAAGCGGTAG
- the salL gene encoding Adenosyl-chloride synthase, which produces MPIIALLSDFGYSDWYVACMKGVIYSIVEKANVVDISHQIPPGEISSGAFVLSQCYREFPEGSIVVAVVDPGVGTSRDRIVVSAAGLYFVGPDNGLFGFLTDDPQSSSIEIRSIENAALMSKSISSTFHGRDIFAPAAAHLAKGTPLKQFGPRKDYLSPLERPKPLLQKRLTTGQIIYIDHFGNAISNIKIPAAEKDADVSLIEVKLGSLQIPYVRTFQDVQPGQTLAYLGSGGFLEIATNGRNAEGLLSFCLGDKVTVRHTE; this is translated from the coding sequence CATTGTTGAAAAAGCCAATGTCGTCGATATTTCTCACCAGATTCCGCCCGGTGAAATCTCCTCAGGAGCCTTTGTACTGAGCCAATGTTACCGGGAATTCCCTGAAGGTTCCATCGTCGTCGCCGTAGTGGACCCAGGAGTAGGGACTTCACGAGACCGGATCGTCGTATCAGCTGCAGGACTTTATTTTGTAGGTCCAGACAATGGCCTCTTCGGGTTTTTGACCGATGATCCACAATCTTCCTCGATCGAGATTCGAAGCATTGAGAACGCTGCCCTCATGTCAAAATCCATAAGCTCTACTTTTCATGGCCGGGACATCTTCGCCCCCGCCGCGGCCCATCTGGCCAAAGGCACCCCTCTCAAACAATTTGGTCCTAGAAAAGACTATCTTAGTCCTCTTGAACGCCCGAAACCCTTATTGCAAAAAAGACTAACCACCGGTCAAATCATCTATATTGATCATTTTGGCAATGCCATCTCTAACATCAAGATTCCAGCGGCCGAAAAGGATGCTGATGTTTCGCTTATCGAAGTTAAATTAGGCTCACTACAAATTCCTTACGTCAGAACGTTCCAGGATGTACAGCCGGGACAAACTCTGGCATACCTCGGTTCTGGAGGATTTCTTGAAATCGCGACGAACGGCAGAAACGCCGAAGGATTATTATCGTTTTGCTTGGGCGACAAGGTCACGGTTAGACACACAGAATAA
- the lysA gene encoding Diaminopimelate decarboxylase — MEKLRNLTSTQAEAIRDRFGTPIYVYDELTLCHNAEECLHFPNAFGLTVRYAMKASSNANLLRLFNRIGLHFDASSGYECERALLSGIAPEKISLSSQELPKNFAELLEQGVSLNACSLQQVEEFGRKMNGGRLGVRMNPGLGSGGTNRTNTGGPAASFGIWHEWMDKLHELVEAFDLKVFRLHTHVGSGGDPEVWKRAASMSLDLVRELPEVTVLNLGGGFRVSRMESEEKADLNNIGRPVREAFCKLANESGRRIHLEIEPGTYLVANAGSLLATVTDIVSTGEAGFKFLKLDTGMTEILRPSLYGAQHAVVVLSRNSTGRRKNYVVVGHCCESGDLLTPAPGDSELLEPRELEETTVGDLCVIEGVGAYCSSMPAKNYNSFPEAPEVLIRDSGEAVLIRKRQTLAQILENEVMIND, encoded by the coding sequence ATGGAAAAACTTCGCAATTTAACTAGTACTCAGGCGGAGGCTATCCGGGACCGTTTTGGGACTCCGATATATGTATATGATGAATTGACTTTATGTCATAACGCAGAGGAGTGCCTACATTTTCCCAATGCTTTCGGGTTAACGGTACGATATGCCATGAAGGCAAGCTCCAATGCGAATCTACTTCGACTATTTAATCGGATAGGCCTTCATTTCGATGCTAGTAGCGGATACGAGTGTGAGCGAGCCTTGTTATCTGGGATTGCTCCTGAGAAGATAAGTTTGAGTAGTCAAGAATTGCCTAAGAATTTCGCAGAACTTCTTGAACAGGGCGTTTCCCTGAATGCTTGTTCCCTTCAACAGGTTGAAGAATTCGGACGAAAGATGAATGGAGGGCGATTGGGTGTCCGGATGAATCCTGGTCTTGGATCGGGAGGTACAAATCGGACGAATACCGGAGGTCCAGCGGCCAGTTTCGGTATCTGGCACGAATGGATGGATAAACTGCATGAATTGGTAGAAGCGTTCGACTTGAAGGTATTTCGTTTACACACTCACGTGGGTTCTGGGGGAGATCCTGAAGTCTGGAAACGCGCGGCGAGTATGAGCCTCGATTTGGTCAGAGAGCTACCTGAAGTTACCGTTTTGAATCTGGGGGGTGGATTCCGAGTGAGCCGGATGGAAAGTGAGGAGAAAGCTGATTTGAACAATATTGGCCGGCCGGTCAGAGAGGCGTTCTGCAAACTGGCTAATGAATCTGGTCGGCGCATTCATCTGGAGATTGAGCCGGGCACCTATCTTGTTGCTAACGCCGGATCTCTGTTGGCTACGGTTACTGACATAGTGAGTACAGGAGAAGCGGGTTTCAAGTTCCTCAAGTTGGATACAGGAATGACGGAGATTCTACGGCCGTCTCTATACGGCGCTCAGCATGCAGTGGTTGTACTTTCCCGTAATAGCACCGGAAGAAGAAAAAATTATGTTGTTGTGGGACATTGTTGCGAATCAGGAGATCTTCTAACACCCGCGCCAGGCGACTCAGAACTCTTGGAACCCCGAGAATTAGAAGAGACGACGGTTGGGGACCTCTGTGTTATCGAAGGAGTGGGAGCCTACTGTTCCTCCATGCCGGCCAAAAATTATAACTCTTTCCCCGAGGCCCCTGAGGTTCTTATTCGTGACTCGGGAGAAGCTGTCTTAATAAGAAAGCGGCAAACGCTGGCCCAGATTTTGGAGAATGAGGTAATGATAAACGACTAG